The Corynebacterium freiburgense region ACAACAGGATGTGGAGCGGGCGCGTGACCTGCTACGTAACCAAATCGCTGAGGTTGCGCGGCGTCGTAAACTCACTATTGAAGCTCAAGACTTTGATATTCGGGGTATTCAGCATTATCCGATTGAGGGCATGGAACTTACGGAAAAAGCCTGCGCAGATGTGGGAGCATCGTGTCGCCGCATGCGCACTATGGCTGGCCACGACTCAGTAGTAATGAACCGTATCGTCCCGGCCGTAATGGTTTTTATTCCTTCTATTGGTGGCGTTTCCCACTGCGAATGCGAGTTCACTACCGATAAGGACATGGTCACCGGTGTTGATGTTTTGACTGGCATCGCCATTCGCATGGTTACTGGGTTGCTCGACGATGTTGCGCCTGGTGAACCTCACACGAATAACTAACCCACTGCCCGCACCTACGCTAACCCATCCTCAAGGAGGATTTCACCATGTCGACCACATTGATTCACGGTGGAATTGTCGTTACCGCCACCGGACAGCACCACGCAGACGTACTTATAGATGGCGAAACCATTGCCGCCGTCCTCGACCCACAATCAACACTTTTGGGCCATAACCTTAAAGAAACCGTTGATAATACTCTCGACGCCACTGGAAAATACGTGGTCCCAGGCGGTATTGATGCCCACACCCATATGGAAATGCCGTTTGGCGGCACTACCGCCTCTGACACATTTGAAACGGGCACCCGAGCTGCGGCATGGGGTGGCACCACAACCATTATTGATTTTGCAATTCAACGCTTTGGCGAACGTGTTTTTGACGGTCTGGAAGCCTGGCACAAAAAAGCAACTGGCGAGTGCGCTATTGATTATGGATTCCATCAGATTATCGGAGAGGTAAATACCGACTCGCTGCGAGCAATGGAACGCCTACCCGATGAAGGCGTATCCAGCTACAAAATGTTTATGGCATACCCTGGTGTGTTTTACAGTGACGACGCCCAGATCTACCAAGCAATGCGAAAAGCTGCAGACACCGGACTGCTCACTATGATGCATGCTGAAAACGGACCCGCCATCGACGCCATGGTTGCCGAGCTGCTGGCAGAAGGCAAAACAGACCCGTACTACCATGGTGTCGCCCGCGCATGGCAAATGGAAGAAGAAGCCACACACCGAGCCATTATGCTCTCAAACCTTACCGGTGCCCCACTATATGTTGTGCATGTTTCCGCTAAACAAGCCGTACAGCAATTGGCTATGGCCCGCAATGATGGCTACAACGTGTTCGGCGAAACCTGCCCACAGTACCTGTATCTTTCATTAGAGGATCAACTAGGCGCACCGGGATTTGAAGGCGCAAAATGGGTTTGTTCAACGCCACTTCGTTCCAAACACGAGCACCACCAAGAACACATGTGGCAAGCATTGCGCACCAATGATATTCAAATGGTCTCTACAGACCACTGCCCATTCTGCTTTAAAGAGCAAAAAGAATTAGGTCTTGGGGATTTTTCTAAAATTCCGAATGGCATTGGTTCAGTGGAACACCGAATGGACTTAATGTACCAAGGTGTAGTCAATGGCAATATCTCACTTGAACGATGGGTGGAAATCACCTCTACAACCCCCGCTCGGATGTTTGGTTTATATGGCAAGAAGGGGGTAATCGCACCAGGCGCCGACGCCGATATTGTGCTCTATAATCCCGACGGTCACACCAAGATTGGCATTAACGACACCCACCATATGAATATGGATCATTCTGCCTGGGAAGGCTTTGAAATCCAAGGCCATGTGGATACCGTGCTCTCCCGCGGGCGAACCATAATTCACAATAACGAATACCTTGGTTCCAAAGGCCACGGGAACTATCTGCACCGCGGCGCCTGCCAGTATTTGATCTAGTCACTCAGCCCAACCGCAGACCGTAACTCCGCTACCCGGTTTGTTTGCTCCCAAGGCAAATCAAGATCGGTACGGCCAAAATGGCCATAGGCTGCGGTCTGAGCGTACATTGGCCTGCGTAAATCAAGTTCGCGGATAATTGCTGCTGGCCGTAGATCAAACACTTCGGTGACTGCGGCTTGGATTTGCTCATCGGCTAACCCATGGTTTGCTGTGCCAAAAGTCTCTACATATAAACCAACAGGCTTCGCACGACCAATTGCATAAGCCACTTGCACTTCAACACGATCTGCAAGGCCAGCTGCCACAACGTTTTTTGCTACCCAACGCATTGCATAAGCCGCCGATCGATCGACTTTGCTTGGGTCTTTTCCAGAAAACGCACCGCCACCATGACGGGCCATGCCACCGTACGTATCCACAATGATTTTGCGTCCAGTCAGTCCGGCGTCGCCCATTGGGCCGCCAAGAATAAACGAGCCGGAGGGGTTTACCAAGAGTTTTAGGTCAGCCCCGGTGAAAGTATGCAGATTGGCGTCTTTAATCACCCAATCTAAAACATGCTCGCGAAGTTGCTGCTCCAACCATCCTTGAGTGACCTCGGGATCGTGTTGAGTTGAGATAACTACCGTGTCTAAGTGGCTCGGTGTGTTATCAGCGCTATAGGCAAAGGTAACTTGTGTCTTTCCATCTGGACGCAAATGTGGAACGATACCTTCTTTGCGCACTTGCGTTAACCTGCGCGCCAGCCGGTGCGCAACAGATATTGGCAATGGCATATACTCTTCAGTTTCATTTGTGGCATAACCAAACATAAGCCCTTGGTCACCAGCGCCATTACGATCTTCTTCTTCAACTTCTAGACCAGAGCGCACTTCTTGGGACTGATCCACACCAGCCCCGATTTCCAAGCTTTGTTCGCCGATTGCTACGGTCACGCCACAGGTAGTGCCGTCAAACCCCACTTCTGATGATGTAAACCCAATGTCCCGAAGTTTATTTCGAACAAGTTGTGGAATTTCTACGTAACCATCACAACGAACTTCACCGACTACGTGTACGAGACCAGTAGTAACGACTGTTTCAACCGCCACGCGCGAATTTGGATCAACCCGCAACATTGCATCCAAAATAGTGTCAGAGATTGCGTCGCAGATCTTGTCTGGGTGTCCTTCGGTAACGGACTCCGAAGTAAAAAGACGGACTGAGGTGCCCAATGAAGTTTCCTTTTATATGAGGGTTATTTCAACTCCACTCAATCTAGACTAAGCTGTCTAAAAAGGCAATACTTACTCACGGACCTGCTCAATCACATCCCAGATTTGCGCCGCGACCTCAAATTTTGAACCATGTGACACTTCAATCACATCCCCTGTTTTGGTGAGCAGCCAACCCATATTTGTGGCTTGTCCAAAGACTTTTCCTTTGCCAACTTCATTGCACATCAATACATCACAACCTTTGCGTTGCAATTTCGCCTTGGCATGCTCTAATACTGAATGCTGCGCATCACCAGTTTCAGCGGCAAAACCCATAATAATTTGGTCAGCCCGCTTATCCGCCACAAGTCCAGCAAGGATATCTGGGTTTTCTACCAACTGCAGCTGTGTGAGTTGATCGGCGTTTTTTCCTTTTTTAAGCTTGACATCCGCAGCAACTTCGGGCCGAAAATCGGCAACTGCAGCAGCCATAATCACAATGTCCGCATCGGGTGATTCCTCTTGGATTGCCTCATGCATCTCCACGGCCGAACCGACACGAATAAGCCGCGCACCCGGTGGCGTCGGCAAGCTATCCGTACTCGCCGCAATCAGCGTTACATCCGCGCCACGGTGGACCGCAATCTCTGCCAGCGCAAAGCCCTGTCGACCAGATGAGCGGTTACCTAGGAAGCGGACCGGATCAAGATCTTCTTGTGTCCCACCCGCGCTAATAACGACCTTTTTGCCCTCCAACGTACGTTTGAAGCTTGCACCAGCCAGTGCAGCAAGCGCCACCACCCCAATCTGCTCAGGTTCCGGTAATCTGCCCGGCCCGGTATCTTTTCCGGTAAGCCGACCGTGGGCCGGTTCAAGCACAATAACTCCCCGCTCTCGTAGCGTTTCGACGTTCGCGCGGGTCGCTGGGTGGTGCCACATTTCGGTATGCATAGCTGGAGCCACCACCACTGGACAGGTGGCCACTAAATACGTTGCTGTAAGCAAGTCATCGGCACGCCCTGCAACCATGCGTGCGAGAATATCTGCGGTGGCAGGAGCAATAACAATCAGATCAGCTTGCTTCCCTATATTCACGTGGCGAACTTCGTCAACAGCATCGAAAACACTTGTAGATACTGGGTTGCCTGAGAGCGCTTCAAAGGTCGCTGCACCAATGAAATTCAATGCAGAAGCCGTTGGAACAACCCGAACATAATGGCCGAGTTCCGTAAAATACCTGACCAAGTGACACGCCTTATACGCGGCAATTCCACCAGCAACACCGATAACTACATTTTTACTCACCACAAATACCAGTATCCCTTATTACAAATATGGAAACGACAATAGGGTCCTCAGCCTCCATAGTTTGGAGAAGAAGACCCTAATATTTATAGAGCTTAGTGTTAGCCCTCGGTATGGTCCAACAAACGACCATTGATCTCACGTAGTGCGATAGACAATGGTTTTTCTTGCGGATTTGGGTTTACCAAGGGGCCGACGAATTCAAAAACACCCTCGTCTGCCTGCTGGTAGTAGCTATTAATTTGTCGTGCGCGTTTCGCGGCAAAAATCACCAAGGCATATTTGGACGATACTTTATCCAAAAGATCATCAATTGGTGGAGCAGTAATGCCGATCGGCGTATCGAAAACGTCCCTATTATTGGCAGTCACGTTGGTCACATGCACCTTTTCAGCGTTATATGGATAGTAAAACTTATGAACTCAGCAGAATCGCGCGAATCGTTGCGACCGCTTGTTCAATATTGTCATTGACCACAATATGATCAAATTCGTCTTGCGCTGCCAACTCGCCTCGGGCGGTTTCTAAACGGCGTGCAATGACATCTTCAGGCTCAGTACCGCGACCAGTCAGCCGCTCCACTAAAACCTCCCACGATGGTGGGGCTAAAAACACGGAATGCGCTTCGGGCATTTCGCGAACTACATTACGAGCCCCAACAAGGTCGACCTCAACTAGTACGGGCCGACCTTGTTGAAGAGCTTTTCGAACTGGGCTAGCTGGTGTACCGGAACGCTGTAATCCACCGTGGATATCTGCCCATTCAAGCATTTCACCACGATCAATCTTTTCCTGAAATTCCTCCGCTGACACGAAGAAATAATCACGACCATCAACCTCACCAGGCCGAGGCTGGCGAGTAGTCATGGAAACACTAAAATACAGATCCGGAATTTCATCGCGTAACCGGGCAACGACCGTGGATTTCCCCACGGCGGAAGGGCCGACCAATACTACTAGACGACCCATCGAACTAGCTGTAGACAATTTCGTCTTAGTCCTCGTCGCTAAAGCCGAAGCGCTCTAGCAGCGCACGACGCTGACGATCACCTAGGCCGCGAAGACGACGAGTCTGGGCAATTTCCAACTCATCCATAATCTCCTTAGCCTTCACTTTGCCTACCTTCGGCATTGCCTCAAGCAAAGCCGAAACCTTGGTTTTACCGATGATTTCGTCGGTTTGAGCCTGGGCCAGGACCTCCTTAAGGTTCGTGCCACCGCGCTTGAGCTTCTCCTTTAGCTCTGCACGTGCCTTGCGGGCCTCAGCGGCCTTCGCAAGGGCTTCCTTGCGCTGCTCGTCGGTCAACTTGGGAAGGGCCACGGGGTTCCTCCGATTCAAATAAACGGTCAATGTTCTTGGGGTAATGTCTACCAGATTTCGGCGGCCTACAGAACACCTGCAGACAACCGAGCCGGGATCAGCATAGCACTATCTCGGAAAAGTCAAAGGTGGCGCTCCCGAAATCCCATGTCAATGAGATCCCGGAAGGCGACTTTTCTACCAGAATTTACCTGGGAAAACCTGGAAAGTTCTGCGCTTCGAATGCAATGCGTTTCCGCAGGTCAGCCACATTCGGGCCGTCCAATAAAATGCCTCGAGACATATTCGGAAAGACTAAATGTTCGATGCCTTGAGCGAGTTCGCTCACATCTTTTGCACTGGCGCCTTGAGCACCAACACCAGGCATCAATATTGGTCCACGTAAATTTTTGAGCTCGGGCGTGTCGGAAAGAGTCGCACCAATTACAACACCGATATTGCCAGCAATCTGGTGTTGAGCATTATCAGCAGCTACCGCATCCACAATCTGTTGGCTGATCGTTGCGCCTTGGGTATTGATACACGACTGGATAGCTTGCCCTTCGGGATTGGAAGTCGCAGCTAATACAAAGACTCCCCTGCTGTTTTTTTCAGCTAATTCCAATGCGGGCGCCAATGAACCATAGCCCAAAAACGGTGAAACTGTGACAGCGTCCGCACACAATGGGGAATCACTTTCCAACCAAGCCGCAGCATATGCGGCCATAGTAGAACCAATGTCTCCGCGTTTGGCATCTGCAACAATAAGTGCTCCCTGAGCACGCAAGGCTGCCATCATATGTTCCAGGATCGCAAAACCTGCCGAGCCAAATACCTCATAAAATGCGACCTGAGGTTTTATTAAGGCAACCGTATCGGCGAAAGCCTCAGTACAGATTTTGGAAAATTCTTCCAAGCCCGCCACCGAAACCGGCAACCCCCATGCAGTGAGCAACGACGGGTGTGGATCGATGCCCGCGCATAGTCGACCACGGGTGGACGCGACGTCGAGAAGTTGTTCGCCGAATGTCATGAATAATCCAGCTCCTGCAAAGGGCACACCGTAAGTTCACCAGCACGCAATGCTTCAATTCCCTGAACTGCAGCAGTAACTCCCTGCACCGTTGTCACCAGTGGAATCCCCATATTTACGGCGGCAGCACGAATATCGTAGCCATCATGGCGGGCTCCAGAAGAGCCGGCAGGAGTATTCAGGATCAAATCCACTTCGCCATTGTTAATCTGATCAACGATCGAAACTCCATCCGAGCCCGCTTTAACATCAGATTGTTTTAATACGGTTTCACACGCGACACCATTTCGACGCAGCATACCGGCAGTACCAGCAGTTGCCAGCATTTTAAAACCAAGCGAAGCTAGGCGCTGGATCGGGAAAATCAATGTGCGCTTATCGCGATTCGCCACAGATACAAAGACGGTGCCTTGTGTAGGAAGTGCCCCAAAGGCACCAGCCTCAGCTTTTGCATACGCTGCGCCGAAATTATCTGCTAAGCCCATAACTTCGCCTGTAGATTTCATTTCTGGGCTTAGCAAAGAATCCAGCATAGTGCCGTCTGGTCGCCGGAAACGATTAAATGGCAGGACTGCTTCTTTGACCGCAATTGGGGCGTCAAGAGGCAGTGAACCGCCATCGTGGTCGGTTGGAATCATGCCTTCTGCGCGTAATTCAGCCAAGGTAGCGCCAAGCATAATGCGGGAAGCGGCTTTCGCCAGCGGAGTACCCGTAGCTTTCGATACAAAAGGAACAGTGCGGGAAGCCCGGGGATTCGCTTCAATGACATATAAAATGTCGTCTTTAAGTGCGAATTGCACATTCATAAGTCCACGCACACCAATACCATGCGCGAGCGCCTCGGTGGAACGACGGACTTTTTCAATATCCTCTACACCAAGGGTCATTGGTGGTAATGCACATGCTGAGTCACCGGAGTGAATACCAGCTTCCTCAATATGCTCCATAACGCCCGCGAGATAAACATCTGTTCCATCACATAGGGCGTCAACATCGATTTCAATTGCATTATCTAGGAAACGATCTACAAGCACGGGATGATCACTGGTGATCTCCGTTGCACGTTCGATATAGGACTGCAACGAAGTCTCATCATAAACAATCTCCATACCGCGACCGCCCAAGACATAGGAAGGGCGCACCAAAACTGGATAACCAATCTTCGCGGCTACACGCCGAGCCTCATCAAAGCTGGTTGCAGTACCAAAAGCAGGTGCAGGAAGATTAGCTTTACGCAGTACTTCACCAAATTCGCCGCGATCTTCAGCAAGGTTAATTGCCTCTGGCGTAGTGCCCACAACAGGAACCCCGGCATCACGCAAACGTTCGGCCAATCCGAGTGGTGTTTGACCACCTAATTGCACAATCACACCAGCAACAGTTCCGGATTGCGCTTCAGCATGGTAGACCTCCAATACGTCTTCGAATGTAAGTGGTTCGAAGTAGAGGCGGTCTGCGGTGTCATAGTCGGTGGACACAGTTTCTGGGTTGCAATTGACCATTACGGTTTCATATCCAACCCTTGAGAGCTCGAGTGCAGCATGCACACAGGAGTAATCGAACTCAATGCCCTGGCCAATGCGGTTGGGCCCAGAGCCCAAAATAATGACCTTTTCTTTTTCCGTTTGAGGAGCAACCTCAGACTCTGCAGCAGGGTCCAATTCATATGCGGAATAGTGGTATGGAGTCTTTGCCTCAAATTCTGCGGCACAGGTATCCACGGTTTTAAATACCGGACGAATGCCCAAGGACCAACGCAACCGACGGACACCATCTTCACCGGCAAATTCAGGTCGCAACACTGCGATTTGGCGATCTGAAAGGCCGAAGAACTTGGCACGGCGCAATAATGTTTCAGTAAGCACTGGTGCATCAACCAGTTCGGCGCGGAAATCTACAAGTGCCTGCAATTCTGCCAAAAACCAGGGGTCGATCTGCGATGCTTGATATACCTCATCAATGCTTGCACCTAGGCGCAATGCGAGCTCAGCGTCGTATAAGCGACCTTCGGTTGGGCGCTTAAGATCCTCCAAAATGGCTCGAACATTTGTAGCGTTGTCTCCGGCGAATGCAGTATCAGGGACGGTCCAGAACCCCGCTTGCTTATTTTCCAAAGAACGCATGACCTTGCCAAGCGCAGCAATGTAATTGCGCCCCAGGGACATCGCTTCACCTACCGACTTCATAGTGGTGGTAAGCGTGTCATCCGCGCCAGTGAATTTTTCAAATGCAAAGCGCGGCGCTTTTACTACTACATAGTCCAATGTAGGTTCGAATGCTGCAGGGGTAACACCGGTGATGTCGTTGGTGATTTCATCCAGGGTATAGCCAATAGCCAGTTTTGCCGCGATCTTTGCAATTGGGAACCCAGTGGCTTTTGATGCAAGCGCCGAGGAACGCGAAACCCGCGGATTCATTTCAATGGTAATAATCCGGCCATCCCGGGGGTTAATAGCAAATTGAATATTACAGCCGCCGGTATCTACGCCGACCTCTCGCAGAATCGCAATTCCTTGCGCACGGAGTTTTTGGAACTCACGGTCGGTAAGCGTCATAGCCGGAGCAACCGTTACGGAATCGCCTGTATGTACCCCCAGAGCGTCGACATTCTCAATCGAACACACCACAACAACATTGTCTTTGCCGTCGCGCATGAGTTCGAGTTCGAATTCTTTCCAACCAAGGATTGATTCCTCGATAAGCACATTCGCTTCTGGCGACGCCGCGAGCCCGCCACCGGCAATACGTTCAAGGTCTTCATCAGTAAATGCCAGGCCAGAACCCAAGCCACCCATAGTAAATGAGGGCCGAACTACTACTGGAAGCCCGAGTTCAGCTACGGTTTCGCGGACTTCATCCATAT contains the following coding sequences:
- the hydA gene encoding dihydropyrimidinase; the protein is MSTTLIHGGIVVTATGQHHADVLIDGETIAAVLDPQSTLLGHNLKETVDNTLDATGKYVVPGGIDAHTHMEMPFGGTTASDTFETGTRAAAWGGTTTIIDFAIQRFGERVFDGLEAWHKKATGECAIDYGFHQIIGEVNTDSLRAMERLPDEGVSSYKMFMAYPGVFYSDDAQIYQAMRKAADTGLLTMMHAENGPAIDAMVAELLAEGKTDPYYHGVARAWQMEEEATHRAIMLSNLTGAPLYVVHVSAKQAVQQLAMARNDGYNVFGETCPQYLYLSLEDQLGAPGFEGAKWVCSTPLRSKHEHHQEHMWQALRTNDIQMVSTDHCPFCFKEQKELGLGDFSKIPNGIGSVEHRMDLMYQGVVNGNISLERWVEITSTTPARMFGLYGKKGVIAPGADADIVLYNPDGHTKIGINDTHHMNMDHSAWEGFEIQGHVDTVLSRGRTIIHNNEYLGSKGHGNYLHRGACQYLI
- the metK gene encoding methionine adenosyltransferase, with the protein product MGTSVRLFTSESVTEGHPDKICDAISDTILDAMLRVDPNSRVAVETVVTTGLVHVVGEVRCDGYVEIPQLVRNKLRDIGFTSSEVGFDGTTCGVTVAIGEQSLEIGAGVDQSQEVRSGLEVEEEDRNGAGDQGLMFGYATNETEEYMPLPISVAHRLARRLTQVRKEGIVPHLRPDGKTQVTFAYSADNTPSHLDTVVISTQHDPEVTQGWLEQQLREHVLDWVIKDANLHTFTGADLKLLVNPSGSFILGGPMGDAGLTGRKIIVDTYGGMARHGGGAFSGKDPSKVDRSAAYAMRWVAKNVVAAGLADRVEVQVAYAIGRAKPVGLYVETFGTANHGLADEQIQAAVTEVFDLRPAAIIRELDLRRPMYAQTAAYGHFGRTDLDLPWEQTNRVAELRSAVGLSD
- the coaBC gene encoding bifunctional phosphopantothenoylcysteine decarboxylase/phosphopantothenate--cysteine ligase CoaBC; this translates as MVSKNVVIGVAGGIAAYKACHLVRYFTELGHYVRVVPTASALNFIGAATFEALSGNPVSTSVFDAVDEVRHVNIGKQADLIVIAPATADILARMVAGRADDLLTATYLVATCPVVVAPAMHTEMWHHPATRANVETLRERGVIVLEPAHGRLTGKDTGPGRLPEPEQIGVVALAALAGASFKRTLEGKKVVISAGGTQEDLDPVRFLGNRSSGRQGFALAEIAVHRGADVTLIAASTDSLPTPPGARLIRVGSAVEMHEAIQEESPDADIVIMAAAVADFRPEVAADVKLKKGKNADQLTQLQLVENPDILAGLVADKRADQIIMGFAAETGDAQHSVLEHAKAKLQRKGCDVLMCNEVGKGKVFGQATNMGWLLTKTGDVIEVSHGSKFEVAAQIWDVIEQVRE
- the rpoZ gene encoding DNA-directed RNA polymerase subunit omega, which gives rise to MTNVTANNRDVFDTPIGITAPPIDDLLDKVSSKYALVIFAAKRARQINSYYQQADEGVFEFVGPLVNPNPQEKPLSIALREINGRLLDHTEG
- the gmk gene encoding guanylate kinase produces the protein MGRLVVLVGPSAVGKSTVVARLRDEIPDLYFSVSMTTRQPRPGEVDGRDYFFVSAEEFQEKIDRGEMLEWADIHGGLQRSGTPASPVRKALQQGRPVLVEVDLVGARNVVREMPEAHSVFLAPPSWEVLVERLTGRGTEPEDVIARRLETARGELAAQDEFDHIVVNDNIEQAVATIRAILLSS
- the mihF gene encoding integration host factor, actinobacterial type — protein: MALPKLTDEQRKEALAKAAEARKARAELKEKLKRGGTNLKEVLAQAQTDEIIGKTKVSALLEAMPKVGKVKAKEIMDELEIAQTRRLRGLGDRQRRALLERFGFSDED
- the pyrF gene encoding orotidine-5'-phosphate decarboxylase, translated to MTFGEQLLDVASTRGRLCAGIDPHPSLLTAWGLPVSVAGLEEFSKICTEAFADTVALIKPQVAFYEVFGSAGFAILEHMMAALRAQGALIVADAKRGDIGSTMAAYAAAWLESDSPLCADAVTVSPFLGYGSLAPALELAEKNSRGVFVLAATSNPEGQAIQSCINTQGATISQQIVDAVAADNAQHQIAGNIGVVIGATLSDTPELKNLRGPILMPGVGAQGASAKDVSELAQGIEHLVFPNMSRGILLDGPNVADLRKRIAFEAQNFPGFPR
- the carB gene encoding carbamoyl-phosphate synthase large subunit, with protein sequence MPKRTDIKHVLVIGSGPIVIGQACEFDYSGTQACRVLKEEGMRVTLINSNPATIMTDPEFADHTYVEPIQPEYIEKIFEAEIAAGHPIDAVLATLGGQTALNTAIALDRRGALKKYNVELIGADIDAIERGEDRQKFKDIVAKVGGESARSRVCHNMDEVRETVAELGLPVVVRPSFTMGGLGSGLAFTDEDLERIAGGGLAASPEANVLIEESILGWKEFELELMRDGKDNVVVVCSIENVDALGVHTGDSVTVAPAMTLTDREFQKLRAQGIAILREVGVDTGGCNIQFAINPRDGRIITIEMNPRVSRSSALASKATGFPIAKIAAKLAIGYTLDEITNDITGVTPAAFEPTLDYVVVKAPRFAFEKFTGADDTLTTTMKSVGEAMSLGRNYIAALGKVMRSLENKQAGFWTVPDTAFAGDNATNVRAILEDLKRPTEGRLYDAELALRLGASIDEVYQASQIDPWFLAELQALVDFRAELVDAPVLTETLLRRAKFFGLSDRQIAVLRPEFAGEDGVRRLRWSLGIRPVFKTVDTCAAEFEAKTPYHYSAYELDPAAESEVAPQTEKEKVIILGSGPNRIGQGIEFDYSCVHAALELSRVGYETVMVNCNPETVSTDYDTADRLYFEPLTFEDVLEVYHAEAQSGTVAGVIVQLGGQTPLGLAERLRDAGVPVVGTTPEAINLAEDRGEFGEVLRKANLPAPAFGTATSFDEARRVAAKIGYPVLVRPSYVLGGRGMEIVYDETSLQSYIERATEITSDHPVLVDRFLDNAIEIDVDALCDGTDVYLAGVMEHIEEAGIHSGDSACALPPMTLGVEDIEKVRRSTEALAHGIGVRGLMNVQFALKDDILYVIEANPRASRTVPFVSKATGTPLAKAASRIMLGATLAELRAEGMIPTDHDGGSLPLDAPIAVKEAVLPFNRFRRPDGTMLDSLLSPEMKSTGEVMGLADNFGAAYAKAEAGAFGALPTQGTVFVSVANRDKRTLIFPIQRLASLGFKMLATAGTAGMLRRNGVACETVLKQSDVKAGSDGVSIVDQINNGEVDLILNTPAGSSGARHDGYDIRAAAVNMGIPLVTTVQGVTAAVQGIEALRAGELTVCPLQELDYS